Below is a window of Desulfoplanes formicivorans DNA.
GGGAAAAGATCCATTCCTGATTTTTGGCGATCTTTTCCTTGTCTGTCAGAGTAAAGGCTCCCAGATTCAGATTCTCCTGCACGGTCAGGGTGCCAAAGATGCGTCGGCCTTCAGGAACCTGGGAAATGCCTTGTTTGACGATGTTGTGGGCGCGTAGTGTTGTCAGTTCCTTGTCCTTATACGAAATTGTTCCTTGGGCTGCCTTGACCAGACCGCTTATGGACATGAGAGTGGTCGACTTTCCCGCCCCATTGGCGCCCAGAATGGTCACGATTTCGCCTTGTTCCACCGTGAGATCGATCCCGTGCAGTGCCTTGACATTCCCGTAGGTGACATGAAGATTTCGGATTTCCAGCAGCATGATCATTCCTCGTCGGTACCCAGATAGGCTTCAATGACCCTGGGATTGTTCTGTACGTCTTCGGGAGAACCTTGGGCGATCAAGGCACCATGTTCCAGAACGATGATCTGTTCGCAAATGCGCATGACCAGGCTCATATCATGTTCGATGAGCAGGACGGTTATGCCCCGTTGCTTGATGTCCTTGATCAGTTCAACCAACTCGGCGGTTTCCTGGGCGTTCATGCCCCCTGCGGGTTCGTCCAGGATGATGAGCTTGGGTTGTGAGGCCAGTGCCCGGGCGATTTCCAAAAGGCGCTGGTTGCCGTAGGACAGGTTCTTGGCCTTGTTGTTGGCCTGATGGGCCAATTTGACGAATTCCAGCTCCTTGAAGGCCTGTTCCAATGCCTTTTTTTCTTCCCGGCGCTGACCGGGCAGGCGGAACATGGAGGAAAAGATCCCAGATTGCATGCGGCAATGGCAGCCTGCCAGGACATTTTCAATGACCTTCATGTTGGGGAAAAGGCGGATGGTCTGGAAGGTGCGGGCAATCCCCCTGGAGACAATGGCATGAGGTGATTGGCGGATCAGGGATTCGCCGTTAAAGACAACCTCGCCCGCATCGGAAGGGTAATTGCCGGTGATCAGATTGAATACGGTGGTCTTACCGGCTCCGTTGGGACCGATGAGACCCATAACCGTGTTGGCTTCCAGGTCAAAACTCACGTCGTTGACAGCCATGAGACCGCCAAAGGATTTGGTCAGATGGGAAACGTGCAAAAGACTCATGACTCAGATCCTCCCCGGTTCTCCTTGGCCAGTTTGTAGGTCCGCGGCAGGGGCGGAAGAATGCCTGATGGGCGGAAGATCATCATGATGACCATGGCCGCACCAAAGATCAGCATCCGGGCGCTGGCGAACTGTCTGAAGACTTCCGGCAGTCCCACAATGAGAAAGGCTCCCAGAATGACCCCGGGGATGCTGCCGGAACCACCCAGGATGACGATGGTAAAGTAGAGGACTGATTCCCAGAAGGAAAATGATTCCGGAGAGATGATCATCATCTTGGAAGCATAGATATTGCCGACCATGCCGGCCCAGAACGCGCCCAGGACAAAGGCGATCAGCTTGTAGTGGGCCGTGTTGATCCCGCATCCCTCGGCGGCCAGCTCGTCTTCCTTGATGCAATTGAGGGCTCGACCGAACCGTGAATTTTCGAGCATGCGAAAGAGGAGTACGCTTATACCCAGGAATATCCAGATGTAATAATAGAATTGATGCGGCCTTCTGATTTTCATCCCAAAGAATTCCGGCCTGCCGATGCCAAAGATCCCGTTGGCGCCTCCTGTAACTCCGAAAATATCATTCACCAGGGCGATGCGCACGATTTCCACGATGCCGATGGTCACGATGAGCAGGTAGTCGCCACGCAGGTGGATAATCGGTCTGGCAACAATCGCTGCAAAAAGAGCGGCAGCAATGCCGCTTAATGGCATGAGCCAGACGATCGGGATATGGTACATGGTGTTCAATATGGCCGTGACATAGGCCCCCACGGCAAAAAAGGCTGCGTGACCCATGTGGAACATGCCCGCATGACCAAGGATGAAATTGAGACTCAGGGCCAGAATCGCGTAGATGCCGATGTTGTTCAGTACATCCACCCAGTAGGGGTTCAGAAACGACGGGCCAAAGGCCATTGCAAGTACAAAGACGGCAAAACAGAGATACATTTTTTTCATGGCCTACACCTTTTCAGCAACGCGTTCACCCAACAATCCCGTAGGCCTGACAATCAAAATGAGTATCAGGACGACAAAGGCGATGGCATCCTTCCAGGCAATGGACAGATATGCCGCCCCCATGGCCTCGATGACACCGAGGAGCAATCCTCCGAGCATGGCCCCGGGGATGTTGCCGATGCCACCGAGAATGGCAGCGATGAATGCCTTGAGCCCATACATCCAGCCCATGGTGAAATTGACCTGTCCGTAGTACATCCCCACCATGACCCCGGCGGCCCCGCCAAGGGCCGGACCAATGAGAAACACGATGCTGATGACCCCATTGACATTGATGCCCATGAGCTTGGCCGCGCCCTGGTCAATGGCTGCTGCCCGGATGGCCGTACCCGTCTTGGTTTTTTGAACGAAAAAATACAGGCCGGCCATGAGCAGAAGGGAAGTGCTCAGGATGATGATTCGGATGAGCGGAATCTCCAGTCCCAGGATGTTCACGGCAACCTTGGGCAGGATGTCGTGGGGATAAACCCGGAACCTGGCCCCGTAGATGAGCATGACCGCATTCTGAAAGAATATGGAGGCGCCCAGGGCGGAAACAACAGCAGCAAGGCGGTCGGCTTTTCGCAGGGGTTTGTAGGCAACCCGTTCCAGGATGACCCCTATAATGGCCACCAGTCCCATAACCATGAGAGCCAGGACCAGAATGCCCAGGACCGGCCCCAGGGTGTCGGTCAACCCCATGGCCGTCAGCAGGGTCAGTCCCAGAAATGCCCCGATGGTGAACAGATCGCCATGGGCGAAATTGATCAGTTTCATGACCCCGTAGACCATGGTATATCCGAGGGCAATAAGGGCATAAATGCCGCCCACGGCCAATCCATTGGTCAATTGTTGGAAAAAAAGCTCCATAAGCGTTTCTCTCATTCACGCATGACGTTAGCCGGTTTGTGGGACCGGCATGAAAAAAAGACGCCGGAAAAGATGCAACCCCGGCGTCTTTCCTGAAGATGTGTTTTATTTGGGCTGCAGAACAAAGGCACCGCTGGCATCGACTTTGTACAGACGATACAGGTCGCCCACGCGGTCCCCATGCTGGTCAAAGGAGATCTTTCCGGTGAGACCGGGCATGTCCTTGAGCTGGGTGTGCAGGTAGTCGGCCAGCTTGTCGGAATCAGTGGATTTGGTGTTTTTGATGGCCGTTGTAATGGCCAGGAATCCGTCACCCGAAAGTACGGCCCATACAGAGCCGGGTTCGGTGCCGTATTTTTTGACATAGCTCTTGAGAAAGTCGCGGGCTTCGGGGGTATCCAGATCCTGGGGAACCGGAGGGCTCAGGAAATAGTAATCCTTGGCAGCGTCTTTGCCCGCAATTTCCACCAGCTGAGGATTGTTGGTGGCATCACCCCCCAGAAAGGGAACATTCCAGTTCATTTCCATTTTCTGGCGCAAAAGCAGACCGGCTTCAGGATAGTAACCCGTAAAAAAGACCAGATCGGGATCAGCTGATTTCATCTTCATCAGGGTGACATTGTAGTCCCGTTCTCCCGGGGTCATGGCGTCATAGAAAACAACATCAATCTGTGATTTGGTGTCGAGGAGTTTTTTGGCTTCTTCGGCAAGCCCCTTGGCATAGGTGGTGTTATCGTGCAGAATGGCCACACGCTTGGCTCCCATGGATTCAATGGTCTTGACGGCCACCTTGCCTTGTTCGTCATCCCTTGGGCAGGTGCGAAAGAATTTGTCCATCCCCTTGGCAGTCAGGCGGATGGCTGTTGATCCGTTGGCGATCTGAATGATGCCGAAATCGTCGAAAATATTCTGGGAGGCCTCGGTTACGGCCGAGCCATAGGTTCCAATGACCGCCACAATGCCCATGGTGGACAGGCGCTGGGCTGACAGGGCCGCAGTTCGCGCATCGCCCCCGTCGTCGCTGACAACGATTTCCACCTTCTTGCCCAAAAGACCACCCTTGGCGTTGAGGTCTTCGGCCAGAAGTTCCACGATCTGTTTCATGTCCTGCCCTTCACTGGCCCAGGAACCGGTCAGGGGGCACATCAATCCGATTTTGATGGTCTCTGCCCATGAAATACCGCACATGAAGGTAAAGGCGAGAAGCGCAAGCAGTATTGACTTGACAGATTTTCTACTCATGAGAGCCTCCTGTGAGTGGGTTTTTGTGTTTTACAAATATGTCGAAACACGCCTGAGCCAGGATATTCCGTTTCTGGTCATAGCAGAATATGATGGACTAACTAACTGAATTGACGCTTTTTGGCAATGTAAAAAAAACCTCTGTACGAGCCTGGGCATATGTCGGATAACATGCGGGATGTATTGCCTGATTTGCACTCACAAAAGGGCATGGGCCAAATGCCAAGACGCCAATTCTGTCAATTTGCGTTTTGGATCTGCTCCCTGGAAAAGAGATGGATCAGGATTGTCTGCCGTATCCTGTTTATCCTGTGGGCATGGTGGCTGGACCTGCAAGGTGGTGGCGGATCGGCTCCGATTGCCGTTGCATTGGAAAGGTCGTTCCCTGTTCCTGGCAGGCTGGCACGAAGGTGGGCATTTATTGTGCGGTTGTGTGTTGCGGGATCCATCGTAAACGATTGAGCGGGAGAAAAGGTGATAGCGTCGGACAAGTGGGCCTTTTATCTTAAAATGTATAACATGTTCTCTTCTTTGTTTTTTTGTTGTCTTAAACGGTTTTTCAGGGTATATATGCATTTCCAGAGTACTCACCTACGAGCCCTTCAAGGAGGAATCCATGCCACAGGAAAACGATGCTACCAATCCCCAAGACTCTCGTGAGTCCCGATCCCATCGAAGAATCGCTCATTCCACACCCATTCAGTTTGTCAGCGAAAATTCCTACCGGACATATCACGCGACCATGAGAAATTACAGTAGTGGAGGGATGTACATCGAGGCCAAGCGCCCTCTGGTTCCCGGTAAGGATATCCGTATCAGCATGTCCAATTATTCGGACAAGGAAAAGGATGGTCCGGAAATTTTCAGCGGCTACTTTGGCAGGGTGGTTTGGTGCAGGCCGGTCCGTTCGGGATCAACCAACCTCTATGGTGTGGGCATTGAAT
It encodes the following:
- a CDS encoding ABC transporter ATP-binding protein, encoding MSLLHVSHLTKSFGGLMAVNDVSFDLEANTVMGLIGPNGAGKTTVFNLITGNYPSDAGEVVFNGESLIRQSPHAIVSRGIARTFQTIRLFPNMKVIENVLAGCHCRMQSGIFSSMFRLPGQRREEKKALEQAFKELEFVKLAHQANNKAKNLSYGNQRLLEIARALASQPKLIILDEPAGGMNAQETAELVELIKDIKQRGITVLLIEHDMSLVMRICEQIIVLEHGALIAQGSPEDVQNNPRVIEAYLGTDEE
- a CDS encoding branched-chain amino acid ABC transporter permease; the protein is MYLCFAVFVLAMAFGPSFLNPYWVDVLNNIGIYAILALSLNFILGHAGMFHMGHAAFFAVGAYVTAILNTMYHIPIVWLMPLSGIAAALFAAIVARPIIHLRGDYLLIVTIGIVEIVRIALVNDIFGVTGGANGIFGIGRPEFFGMKIRRPHQFYYYIWIFLGISVLLFRMLENSRFGRALNCIKEDELAAEGCGINTAHYKLIAFVLGAFWAGMVGNIYASKMMIISPESFSFWESVLYFTIVILGGSGSIPGVILGAFLIVGLPEVFRQFASARMLIFGAAMVIMMIFRPSGILPPLPRTYKLAKENRGGSES
- a CDS encoding branched-chain amino acid ABC transporter permease; this encodes MELFFQQLTNGLAVGGIYALIALGYTMVYGVMKLINFAHGDLFTIGAFLGLTLLTAMGLTDTLGPVLGILVLALMVMGLVAIIGVILERVAYKPLRKADRLAAVVSALGASIFFQNAVMLIYGARFRVYPHDILPKVAVNILGLEIPLIRIIILSTSLLLMAGLYFFVQKTKTGTAIRAAAIDQGAAKLMGINVNGVISIVFLIGPALGGAAGVMVGMYYGQVNFTMGWMYGLKAFIAAILGGIGNIPGAMLGGLLLGVIEAMGAAYLSIAWKDAIAFVVLILILIVRPTGLLGERVAEKV
- a CDS encoding branched-chain amino acid ABC transporter substrate-binding protein, with protein sequence MSRKSVKSILLALLAFTFMCGISWAETIKIGLMCPLTGSWASEGQDMKQIVELLAEDLNAKGGLLGKKVEIVVSDDGGDARTAALSAQRLSTMGIVAVIGTYGSAVTEASQNIFDDFGIIQIANGSTAIRLTAKGMDKFFRTCPRDDEQGKVAVKTIESMGAKRVAILHDNTTYAKGLAEEAKKLLDTKSQIDVVFYDAMTPGERDYNVTLMKMKSADPDLVFFTGYYPEAGLLLRQKMEMNWNVPFLGGDATNNPQLVEIAGKDAAKDYYFLSPPVPQDLDTPEARDFLKSYVKKYGTEPGSVWAVLSGDGFLAITTAIKNTKSTDSDKLADYLHTQLKDMPGLTGKISFDQHGDRVGDLYRLYKVDASGAFVLQPK
- a CDS encoding PilZ domain-containing protein, giving the protein MPQENDATNPQDSRESRSHRRIAHSTPIQFVSENSYRTYHATMRNYSSGGMYIEAKRPLVPGKDIRISMSNYSDKEKDGPEIFSGYFGRVVWCRPVRSGSTNLYGVGIEYDYPVYFHEIGE